From a region of the Streptomyces sp. NBC_01454 genome:
- a CDS encoding carbohydrate ABC transporter permease produces MPLPRRPPARRWTSSRRTRHRLAADAGLLAVAVAFATPLVWLVLASLDARATLRVRLPASPTLDNFSAVWNAEITFLPMLNSLLICGGATLLTVVCAALAAYPLSRFRARLARPYLLTILFSTCLPITAVMVPVYGLFVRVDLIDTRYGTALFLAAAQLPFAIWLMKNFMDGVPRVLEEAAWTDGASWPQTLLRVILPLMGPGAGVVAIYTFLMMWGNFFVPFMLLLSPEKLPASVSIFTFFGNYGAVAFGELAAFSVLYSTPVLALYLLISRRLGGGFALGGAVKG; encoded by the coding sequence GTGCCGCTCCCCCGCCGTCCCCCCGCCCGCCGGTGGACTTCGAGCCGGCGGACGCGCCACCGGCTGGCCGCCGATGCCGGACTGCTGGCCGTCGCGGTGGCGTTCGCGACTCCGCTGGTCTGGCTGGTGCTCGCCTCGCTGGACGCGCGGGCGACGCTGCGGGTGCGGCTGCCCGCCTCCCCGACGCTGGACAACTTCTCGGCGGTCTGGAACGCCGAGATCACCTTCCTCCCGATGCTCAACAGCCTGCTGATCTGCGGTGGGGCCACGCTGCTCACGGTGGTCTGTGCGGCGCTCGCCGCCTATCCGCTCTCCCGCTTCCGCGCGCGGCTGGCCCGCCCGTACCTGCTGACGATCCTGTTCTCGACCTGCCTGCCGATCACCGCGGTCATGGTCCCGGTCTACGGGCTGTTCGTCCGGGTCGATCTGATCGACACCCGGTACGGCACCGCGCTGTTCCTGGCCGCCGCCCAACTGCCGTTCGCCATCTGGCTGATGAAGAACTTCATGGACGGGGTGCCCCGGGTGCTGGAGGAGGCGGCGTGGACGGACGGCGCCTCCTGGCCGCAGACCCTGCTGCGGGTGATCCTGCCGCTGATGGGCCCCGGGGCCGGTGTCGTGGCGATCTACACCTTCCTCATGATGTGGGGCAATTTCTTCGTCCCCTTCATGCTGCTGCTCTCCCCGGAGAAACTCCCGGCCTCGGTCAGCATCTTCACCTTCTTCGGCAATTACGGCGCCGTCGCCTTCGGTGAACTCGCGGCCTTCTCCGTCCTGTACTCCACGCCGGTCCTCGCGCTCTACCTGCTGATTTCCCGGCGGCTCGGCGGCGGCTTCGCGCTCGGCGGCGCCGTGAAGGGCT